The following are encoded in a window of Panicum virgatum strain AP13 chromosome 5N, P.virgatum_v5, whole genome shotgun sequence genomic DNA:
- the LOC120672550 gene encoding protein PGR-like, giving the protein MGHGGDGGIWIRAAVAVAAGGAIAARAVRRKSVDFSAVFVGVPAMVAHTVAGYRFAGLLLVFFFTSSRVTRVGEARKRAFDPEFKEGGQRNWKQVLSNSGIASILVVLIALVTKGTDRCLDSKESTLVTALIGGVIGHYACCNGDTWSSELGILSKAEPRLITTFKRVQKGTNGGVTIHGLLAAAAAGFSIGLAFVLIGFLTAQCASYVFWRQLLVIPLATASGLCGSLIDSILGATVQYSGFCSVRKRVVGVDGPTVTRISGMNILDNNGVNVVSILLTTVLTAVACTYIF; this is encoded by the exons ATGGgtcacggcggcgacggcggcatctggatccgcgcggcggtggcggtggcggcgggaggcgccaTCGCGGCTCGCGCGGTCCGGCGCAAGTCCGTTGACTTCAGCGCCGTGTTCGTCGGAGTCCCTGCCATGGTGGCTCATACCGTCGCCGGGTACAG GTTCGCCGGGCTGCTGCTGGTGTTCTTCTTCACGTCCTCGCGGGTGACGAGGGTCGGCGAGGCGAGGAAGCGTGCTTTCGATCCCGAGTTTAAGGAGGGTGGGCAGCGTAACTG GAAGCAAGTTTTGTCAAATAGTGGCATTGCAAGTATCTTGGTTGTTTTGATAGCATTAGTTACTAAAGGGACGGATAGGTGTTTGGATTCAAAAGAGTCAACTCTTGTAACTGCACTTATTGGTGGTGTTATCGGACATTATGCTTGTTGCAATGGTGATACATGGTCTTCTGAGCTTGGCATTCTTAGCAAAGCTGAGCCACGACTTATCACAACATTCAAG AGAGTGCAAAAGGGTACCAATGGTGGTGTAACCATACATGGACTtctcgcagcagcagcagctggatTCTCGATTGGGCTTGCGTTTGTGCTGATAGGATTCTTAACTGCACAGTGTGCTTCTTATGTATTCTGGAGGCAGTTGCTAGTTATACCATTGGCTACAGCTTCTGGCCTATGTGGAAGCCTGATTGATTCAATCTTGGGCGCAACGGTTCAGTACAGTGGGTTCTGCAGTGTCCGTAAAAGG gTGGTGGGAGTAGATGGTCCAACCGTAACGAGGATTTCAGGAATGAACATATTGGATAACAACGGGGTCAATGTAGTGTCTATATTATTGACAACTGTTCTTACTGCAGTGGCTTGCACATACATCTTCTGA
- the LOC120674456 gene encoding serine/arginine repetitive matrix protein 1-like produces MNQTTAATGLAEMTQVTKQGPTRPRVPSAVIPGAPSSRDFSLATPPVAPHQSARRPLPRVPRPAAPSVVAPHQPSVVAPPPPSRLAHRPRCLRLAVSSPSRRRRGPRRLRLAVSSPSRRRRGPRRRDHPRRLAVEIARAASPSRSPAPPRCPSRPSPSQHCVPALPPSAASQTRRRQRRPPLSKPPPWPLVRHRAGTERRGPAAGSGLPAPPPRATSTPQTKGRRAALPESGRTTSLATVAAHQRQPDCASPLPSVKIICTHKGPGSPSLLPYFASLLQVTEFFQNKLVETIQFMEVLNLKNSVEKDIFFRELPNIAEQLPLEIVLKKVRKLQPRREGDGAAMSDKATREWQIVLGPMLGGELGLLGSRRNHATQ; encoded by the exons ATGAACCAAACAACAGCTGCTACTGGCCTGGCTGAAATGACTcaggtaaccaaacaag GCCCAACCCGCCCGCGTGTACCCAGCGCCGTAATtcccggcgccccctcctcgcGTGATTTCAGCCTCGCGACGCCGCCCGTCGCGCCTCACCAATCCGCCCGTCGCCCCCTCCCCCGTGTCCCCCGTCCCGCCGCACCATCGGTCGTCGCGCCTCATCAACCGTCGGTCGTCGCGCCTCCCCCGCCGTCGCGCCTCGCCCATCGCCCGCGCTGCCTACGCCTCGCcgtgagctcgccgtctcgacgtcgccgcggcccccgccgcctacgcctcgccgtgagctcgccgtctcgacgtcgccgcggcccccgccgccgagatcaccctcgccgcctcgccgtcgagatcgcccgcgccgcctcgccgtcgagatcgcccgcgccgcctcgctGTCCGTCTCGGCCCTCCCCGTCGCAGCACTGTGTGCCCGCGctgccgccgagcgccgcctccCAAACACGGCGCAGGCAGCGTCGCCCGCCCCTGTCCAAGCCGCCGCCTTGGCCACTGGTGCGCCACCGCGCCGGAACGGAACGCCGGGGGCCTGCAGCCGGCTCCGGGctcccagcaccgccgccgcgagccacctccacgccgcagacaaagggtcgcCGTGCTGCTCTCCCGGAGAGCGGCCGCACAACTTCCCtggccaccgtcgccgcccATCAACGTCAGCCTGATTGCGCTTCTCCTCTCCCGAGCGTCAAAATTATATGTACGCATAAAGGTCCTGGTTCCCCATCCCTACTTCCCTACTTCGCTTCCCTACTGCAGGTAACAG AGTTTTTCCAGAATAAGTTAGTAGAGACCATCCAGTTCATGGAAGTTCTTAATTTAAAAAACAGCGTTGAGAAAGACATCTTTTTCCGGGAACTCCCAAATATAGCAGAACAGCTTCCCCTTGAGATTGTCCTAAAAAAG GTGCGCAAGCTGCAACCAAGAAGAGAAGGGGACGGCGCGGCGATGAGTGACAAGGCTACCAGAGAGTGGCAGATAGTGCTCGGACCTATGCTTGGCGGAGAGCTGGGCTTGCTTGGATCGCGACGCAATCACGCAACCCAATAG